The following DNA comes from Dehalococcoidia bacterium.
TGCGTCGTCAGCAGGATCGTCTGGCCCTGGCGGTTCAGATCGCGCAGCGTTTCCCACAGCGCCAGACGCGTCTGCGGGTCGAGGCCGGCCGTGGGCTCGTCGAGGAAGAGGACCGCCGGCGCGTGCAGCAGCGCCCGCGCGATCTGCACGCGCTGCGCCAGGCCGCCGCTCAGCGTCTCCACCATGGCGTTCGCCTTGTCTTCGAGGCGGAAGCGCTCGATCAGGGCGCGAGCGCGGCGCTTCGACTCGGCGCGCGAGAGGCAGAAGTAGCGGCCGTGATAGTAGAGGTTGTCAAAGACCGTCAGCATGCGGTCCAGCGCCGGCACCTGCGTGACCACGGCCATGCGCGTGCGCGCCAGCGCCGGGTGCGCGACGACATCGATGCCGTCGACGATCGAATGCCCCTCGGTGGGGATCACGCGCGTCGTCAGCATGCCGATCGTGGTCGATTTTCCGGCGCCGTTCGGCCCCAGCAGGCCGAAGAATTCGCCGCGCCGCACGCTGAGGTTGAGGTCTTCGACCGCCTTGACGCGGCCGCCGGCCGGCGCCTGCGCCCCGCCCGCGCCGTTTCCATCACGTGGCGGCGCTCCACCGGCGCCGGCGGGGCGGCCGGCCGGCGGGCCGCCCCAACCGCCTCCCGGCGGCCGCGGCGGGGCGCCGCTGTAGATCTTGGTGAGGCCACGACAGATGATCCCGGCATCGTCGGCGAGATCGGTCCGCGGCGCGGAAACGGGGCGAACGGCAGTGGTCATCGCTGCTCCATCTCGGCCGAGATGCATTGGCGAGTCATCGGCTCAA
Coding sequences within:
- a CDS encoding ABC transporter ATP-binding protein, with amino-acid sequence MTTAVRPVSAPRTDLADDAGIICRGLTKIYSGAPPRPPGGGWGGPPAGRPAGAGGAPPRDGNGAGGAQAPAGGRVKAVEDLNLSVRRGEFFGLLGPNGAGKSTTIGMLTTRVIPTEGHSIVDGIDVVAHPALARTRMAVVTQVPALDRMLTVFDNLYYHGRYFCLSRAESKRRARALIERFRLEDKANAMVETLSGGLAQRVQIARALLHAPAVLFLDEPTAGLDPQTRLALWETLRDLNRQGQTILLTTHYMEEADQLCERIAIIDHGRLLALDTPAGLKARVAAERVITVTLDRPDQGGVRQAMGCDKL